One genomic window of Halovivax cerinus includes the following:
- a CDS encoding Cdc6/Cdc18 family protein, whose product MIVDERVLSEAFVPSEVVHRHEEISLLSEAVEPLVSGGRADPAFCFGPTGVGKTCIARYTMDRLTEKRPAIRVAYVNCWQAYTRYRVLYSLLETVDRAYDVHRSTAKDELFGRLRSADDAPIVAILDEVDQLEESAVLYDIHRLPHVSVVLVANREEELFARFDDRVRSRFRAGTRVSFDRYGADELVAILAERARQGLEPDSVSDRQLRRIADAAAGDARVAIGILRSAATRASGRGADHLTDELLDAAIPDARRAIRRKTLENLPDHQRILYDVIDEHGEIDPGGLYEAYENRVETPKTRRTVRNYLTKMAHYDLVEAVGENRGRTYQVIEPNARERTH is encoded by the coding sequence GTGATCGTCGACGAACGGGTCCTGTCCGAGGCGTTCGTCCCGAGCGAAGTGGTTCACCGTCACGAGGAGATCTCGCTCCTCTCGGAGGCCGTGGAGCCGCTGGTCTCCGGCGGACGAGCCGATCCGGCCTTCTGCTTCGGGCCGACCGGCGTCGGCAAGACCTGCATCGCCCGCTACACCATGGATCGGCTCACGGAGAAGCGCCCGGCGATCAGAGTGGCCTACGTCAACTGCTGGCAAGCGTACACCCGCTATCGCGTCCTCTACAGCCTCCTCGAAACGGTCGATCGGGCGTACGACGTCCACCGTTCGACCGCGAAGGACGAGCTGTTCGGGCGACTCCGGTCGGCGGACGACGCACCGATCGTGGCCATCCTCGACGAGGTCGATCAACTCGAAGAGAGCGCCGTACTGTACGACATTCACCGCCTTCCCCACGTGTCGGTCGTCCTCGTGGCCAACCGCGAGGAAGAGCTCTTCGCCCGCTTCGACGACCGGGTCCGATCGCGATTTCGCGCGGGCACGCGCGTCTCGTTCGACCGGTACGGCGCCGACGAGCTCGTCGCCATCCTCGCCGAACGGGCACGCCAGGGACTCGAACCCGATTCCGTGAGCGACCGCCAGCTCCGACGGATCGCCGACGCTGCAGCGGGCGACGCCCGTGTCGCGATCGGTATCCTCCGATCGGCCGCCACTCGCGCGTCGGGCCGCGGAGCCGACCACCTCACCGACGAACTCCTAGACGCCGCGATTCCCGACGCACGGCGAGCGATCCGACGGAAGACGCTGGAGAACCTGCCCGATCACCAGCGGATACTCTACGACGTCATCGACGAACACGGTGAGATCGATCCCGGCGGGCTCTACGAAGCCTACGAAAACCGGGTCGAGACACCGAAGACGCGCCGAACGGTTCGTAACTACCTGACGAAGATGGCTCACTACGACCTCGTCGAAGCCGTCGGGGAAAACCGCGGGCGAACGTACCAGGTGATCGAGCCGAACGCCCGCGAGAGAACGCATTGA
- a CDS encoding DUF7344 domain-containing protein, with protein sequence MGAPGGGDESVARSVAHDSPARVCELLANEGSRQLLTTLYERGGTVPVDELGETVAARERVETDADVPASRHARKRLRHAILPRLADTDLVTYDAETDAVTLADRGERLEPYLACASAADVDSRAWFHDRTAIDREETESDARR encoded by the coding sequence ATGGGCGCACCTGGCGGGGGCGACGAGTCGGTAGCGAGAAGCGTCGCGCACGACTCGCCGGCGCGCGTGTGCGAATTGCTCGCGAACGAGGGAAGTCGGCAGTTGTTGACGACGCTGTACGAACGGGGCGGAACGGTCCCGGTCGACGAGCTCGGGGAGACCGTCGCCGCGCGCGAGCGGGTCGAGACGGACGCCGACGTGCCAGCATCCAGACACGCTCGCAAGCGCCTGCGCCACGCCATCCTGCCGAGACTCGCCGATACCGACCTCGTTACGTACGACGCCGAGACGGACGCGGTGACGCTCGCCGATCGCGGCGAGCGACTCGAACCGTATCTCGCGTGCGCGTCTGCGGCCGATGTCGACAGTCGGGCCTGGTTCCACGACCGGACCGCGATCGACCGCGAGGAGACGGAATCCGACGCGCGTCGATGA
- a CDS encoding S8 family peptidase yields MRENSDHRFDRRTILKAAGAAGATLGLGSVVSATPGREPGPKEDEVLVGTEDDVSIATVRSTVESTIPDDAAIVHENDVLEYVAVKLSDDSPSTMEPVIERLERQPGVAYAERNETWYAFSQPNDPRFGDQYAPQLVNAPDAWETTMGSMDVTIAVVDTGAQYDHEDLAARYRDDPGYDFADDDSDPYPPNPSNEQHGTHVSGCAAATIDNGTGTAGINNCTLINARVLSGNSGSLSDIADGIQWAADEGADIINLSLGGGGANETGRQAINYAYDSDTLPIAAAGNDGGPVSYPAAYENCMAVSAIDENENLASFSNRGPEINVASPGVDVLAPVPTDDYAEFSGTSMASPVAAGVAALGKAAHPDLSTQELWDKLEETAVDIGLPGDHQGSGRVDAATIVEGGSGGCSGETQTTTESGYLAWWNDREDYTYATTTASPCGIDLELEGPGDFANYDLYVTYDGRTPTPDDYDDRSAGSGPNEALSGSLSGATDVGVLVHAESGWGSYDLTITEQGQN; encoded by the coding sequence ATGCGAGAAAATAGCGACCACCGGTTCGACCGACGAACGATCCTGAAAGCAGCGGGTGCCGCAGGCGCGACGCTCGGGCTCGGCAGCGTCGTTTCGGCGACGCCGGGACGTGAACCAGGTCCGAAAGAAGACGAAGTACTCGTCGGGACCGAAGACGACGTCTCGATTGCGACCGTACGATCGACCGTCGAGTCGACGATTCCGGACGACGCGGCGATCGTCCACGAGAACGACGTCCTCGAATACGTGGCGGTGAAGCTGTCCGACGACAGCCCGAGTACGATGGAGCCGGTCATCGAGCGACTGGAGCGCCAGCCCGGCGTCGCCTACGCCGAGCGCAACGAGACCTGGTACGCGTTCTCCCAGCCGAACGATCCGCGTTTCGGCGACCAGTACGCGCCACAGCTCGTCAACGCGCCGGACGCCTGGGAAACGACGATGGGCTCTATGGACGTCACCATCGCCGTCGTCGACACGGGCGCCCAGTACGACCACGAGGACCTGGCCGCCCGATATCGTGACGATCCCGGATACGATTTCGCCGACGACGATAGCGACCCGTACCCACCGAATCCGAGCAACGAACAGCACGGCACCCACGTCTCCGGGTGCGCGGCGGCGACGATCGACAACGGCACCGGGACGGCCGGTATCAACAACTGTACGCTCATCAACGCCCGCGTCCTAAGCGGCAATAGCGGTTCCTTGTCCGACATCGCAGACGGCATCCAGTGGGCGGCGGACGAGGGCGCTGACATCATCAACCTCTCACTGGGTGGCGGTGGCGCCAACGAGACGGGTCGTCAGGCGATCAACTACGCGTACGACAGCGACACGCTGCCGATCGCGGCGGCGGGTAACGATGGTGGTCCGGTCTCGTATCCGGCGGCCTACGAAAACTGTATGGCGGTCTCGGCGATCGACGAGAACGAGAACCTCGCGAGCTTCTCGAACCGCGGCCCGGAGATCAACGTCGCCTCGCCGGGGGTGGACGTGCTCGCGCCGGTTCCGACCGACGACTACGCCGAATTCTCCGGTACGTCGATGGCGTCGCCGGTCGCCGCCGGCGTGGCCGCCCTCGGCAAAGCGGCACACCCCGACCTCTCGACCCAGGAACTCTGGGACAAACTAGAGGAGACGGCCGTCGACATCGGCCTGCCGGGGGACCACCAGGGATCCGGACGCGTCGACGCCGCCACCATCGTCGAGGGCGGGAGCGGCGGCTGCAGTGGCGAGACCCAGACGACCACCGAGTCGGGTTACCTCGCCTGGTGGAACGACCGTGAGGACTACACCTACGCCACGACCACCGCCAGCCCCTGTGGCATCGACCTCGAACTCGAGGGGCCCGGCGACTTCGCCAACTACGACCTCTACGTGACCTACGACGGGCGCACGCCGACGCCCGACGATTACGACGATCGCTCGGCCGGTTCCGGTCCAAACGAGGCACTCTCAGGAAGCCTCTCCGGCGCCACCGACGTCGGCGTCCTCGTCCACGCCGAAAGCGGCTGGGGCAGCTACGACCTCACCATCACCGAACAGGGTCAGAACTGA
- the arsB gene encoding ACR3 family arsenite efflux transporter: MTEPATAHEHGPDCSCPDCGDPRTMDFLDKYLSVWIVAAMVIGVGLGSIAPGVVDPIQDLHLVEIGLIAMMYPPLAKVDYARLPRVFSQWRILSLSLVQNWLIGPTLMFALAVVFFSGVVPWFPARPEYFLGLLFIGMARCIAMVLVWNDLADGSSEYAAGLVAFNSVFQILTYGVYVWFFALVLPGQLGLDAMAAGIETFDIGPRDVFEAIAVFLGVPFAAGIGSRYVGTRTKGEHWYDETFAPSISPLTLVALLFTIVVMFATQGDRIVAQPTDVLWIAVPLTIYFVVMFLVSFGMGHAIGADYSTTTAIGFTAASNNFELAIAVAVAIFTVSSGVAFATVVGPLIEVPVLLALVHVAIRFQRWFDWTGHETGRLDADVGD, from the coding sequence ATGACTGAGCCGGCGACGGCGCACGAGCACGGGCCCGACTGTTCCTGTCCGGACTGCGGCGACCCCCGGACCATGGATTTTCTCGATAAGTACCTCTCCGTCTGGATCGTCGCCGCGATGGTGATCGGCGTGGGACTCGGCTCCATCGCCCCAGGCGTCGTCGACCCCATCCAGGACCTCCACCTCGTCGAGATCGGGTTGATCGCGATGATGTACCCGCCGCTCGCGAAGGTCGACTACGCGCGCCTTCCGCGCGTGTTCAGCCAGTGGCGAATCCTCTCGCTTTCCCTCGTGCAGAACTGGCTCATCGGGCCAACGCTGATGTTCGCCCTCGCCGTGGTCTTCTTCAGCGGCGTCGTCCCCTGGTTCCCCGCCCGTCCCGAGTACTTCCTCGGCTTGCTCTTCATCGGGATGGCGCGGTGTATCGCGATGGTGCTCGTCTGGAACGACCTCGCCGACGGCTCGAGCGAGTACGCCGCCGGCCTCGTCGCGTTCAACAGCGTCTTCCAGATCCTCACCTACGGCGTCTACGTCTGGTTCTTCGCGCTCGTCCTGCCGGGCCAGCTCGGCCTCGACGCGATGGCCGCCGGCATCGAGACGTTCGACATCGGTCCGCGGGACGTCTTCGAGGCGATCGCCGTCTTCCTCGGGGTGCCCTTCGCTGCGGGAATCGGCTCGCGGTACGTCGGGACTCGCACGAAGGGCGAGCACTGGTACGACGAGACGTTCGCGCCGTCGATCAGCCCCCTCACGCTCGTCGCGCTCCTGTTCACCATCGTCGTGATGTTCGCCACGCAGGGCGATCGGATCGTCGCCCAGCCGACAGACGTCCTGTGGATCGCCGTCCCGCTGACGATCTACTTCGTCGTCATGTTCCTCGTCAGCTTCGGGATGGGTCACGCGATCGGCGCGGACTACTCGACGACGACCGCGATCGGCTTCACCGCGGCGTCGAACAACTTCGAACTCGCGATCGCCGTCGCGGTCGCCATCTTCACCGTCAGCTCCGGCGTCGCCTTCGCGACCGTCGTCGGTCCGCTGATCGAGGTCCCCGTCCTGCTCGCGCTGGTCCACGTCGCCATCCGCTTTCAGCGCTGGTTCGACTGGACCGGCCACGAGACCGGGCGGCTGGACGCGGACGTCGGTGACTAG
- a CDS encoding low molecular weight phosphatase family protein, which translates to MTEAQDDAPAAGADTPLTIAFVCVQNAGRSQLATAFAERERDRRGLADVLSIVTGGTDPADEIHPVVREVMVEAGFDPADRDPRPISSDELAACDVVCTMGCSADGICPAIWRGDARDWDLADPHDQPVDRVREIRGDIERRVRDLFDDIERMRRDDPRDQQPTAEPEGETDD; encoded by the coding sequence GTGACCGAGGCGCAGGACGACGCACCCGCTGCGGGCGCCGATACACCCCTGACGATCGCGTTCGTCTGCGTGCAAAACGCCGGCCGGAGCCAGCTGGCGACCGCCTTCGCCGAACGCGAACGCGACCGGCGCGGACTGGCGGACGTGTTGTCGATCGTGACCGGCGGCACCGATCCGGCCGACGAGATCCATCCGGTCGTTCGCGAGGTGATGGTCGAAGCGGGATTCGACCCCGCCGACCGCGATCCTCGACCGATCTCCTCCGACGAACTCGCCGCTTGCGACGTCGTCTGCACCATGGGCTGTTCGGCCGACGGCATCTGTCCGGCCATCTGGCGCGGCGACGCTCGGGACTGGGATCTCGCCGATCCGCACGACCAACCCGTCGATCGTGTCCGCGAGATCCGCGGCGACATCGAGCGGCGAGTCCGTGACCTGTTCGACGATATCGAGCGGATGCGTCGCGACGACCCGCGCGATCAGCAGCCGACGGCCGAACCGGAAGGTGAGACGGATGACTGA
- a CDS encoding ArsR/SmtB family transcription factor, producing MPQSSSLRRLLETQLDECCDADVDDRVRELESLDEAVPTDPSADLAALSTLGNETRYRIASLLVEADEELCVCELSPLVDVSDSAISHALSDLADAGLVSRRKDGTWRYYRPTERTERLLAALAETRGDQA from the coding sequence ATGCCCCAGTCATCTTCGCTCCGTCGATTGCTCGAAACCCAACTCGACGAGTGCTGTGACGCTGACGTCGACGACCGCGTGCGCGAACTCGAGTCGCTCGACGAGGCGGTTCCGACCGACCCGTCGGCCGATCTCGCGGCGCTCTCGACGCTCGGAAACGAGACCCGGTACAGAATCGCCTCGCTGCTCGTCGAAGCCGACGAGGAACTGTGCGTCTGTGAACTGTCGCCGCTGGTCGACGTGAGCGACAGTGCGATCAGCCACGCACTTTCGGATCTGGCCGACGCCGGGCTCGTCTCTCGACGAAAGGACGGCACGTGGCGGTACTACCGGCCGACCGAACGCACCGAACGGCTTCTCGCGGCCCTGGCGGAGACGCGAGGTGACCAGGCGTGA
- a CDS encoding DUF7511 domain-containing protein — translation MTADSHTRGNPTDQMVDDGPTHAPVDLVSTVVRNDAAPDRRTVYPRQCHEWARLTAWLSADDEVFLPLDECR, via the coding sequence ATGACAGCCGACAGCCACACGCGGGGAAACCCGACCGACCAGATGGTGGACGATGGCCCAACCCACGCCCCGGTCGACCTCGTCTCGACGGTCGTCCGGAACGACGCCGCCCCGGATCGACGCACCGTGTACCCGCGTCAGTGCCACGAGTGGGCGCGCCTGACGGCGTGGCTCTCCGCGGACGACGAGGTGTTTCTGCCCCTCGACGAGTGCCGGTGA
- a CDS encoding DUF7260 family protein — protein sequence MNDPNYPLVDSLDRMVAAKRALRGERRRILAEARAFEAFLDAVDDVPVTRSSTTSGGQYFVGGSDADRSGAVAVRRAYADTVMGVSHYADDYDDTYSESIAAEFGPDVASALLAGPFTALCKRAVRAAASDARARRTQFLATLEDERQSLAVAERTLRQVSTGLESLAASSSSRGPFENLDAVRSTLVTMERRCKSVAADRQVAIQEHALTGSWRVDTSHVQEYLYADIESTYPVLATVADILLRIERRYECDERPLARA from the coding sequence GTGAACGATCCGAATTACCCACTGGTGGACTCCCTCGACCGAATGGTAGCGGCGAAACGAGCGCTCAGGGGAGAGCGGCGCCGTATTCTGGCGGAAGCCCGCGCGTTCGAGGCGTTCCTGGACGCGGTCGACGACGTTCCGGTCACGAGATCGTCGACGACCAGTGGCGGGCAGTACTTCGTCGGTGGATCGGACGCGGATCGCTCCGGTGCCGTGGCGGTTAGACGGGCGTACGCAGATACCGTCATGGGTGTCTCTCACTACGCAGACGACTACGACGACACGTATTCCGAAAGCATCGCGGCCGAGTTTGGTCCGGACGTGGCGTCCGCGCTGCTCGCGGGCCCCTTCACCGCCCTGTGCAAACGCGCGGTCCGCGCGGCGGCGAGCGATGCGCGAGCCCGTCGAACCCAATTTCTGGCCACGCTCGAGGACGAACGGCAGTCTCTCGCGGTGGCCGAACGGACGCTTCGTCAGGTCTCGACGGGTCTCGAATCGCTCGCCGCGTCGTCCTCGTCACGTGGCCCGTTCGAAAATCTCGACGCGGTTCGTTCGACGCTCGTCACAATGGAGCGACGCTGCAAGTCCGTCGCGGCCGATCGACAGGTTGCGATCCAGGAGCACGCGCTCACCGGTAGCTGGCGGGTAGACACCAGCCACGTTCAGGAGTACCTCTACGCCGATATCGAGTCGACATATCCGGTGCTCGCGACTGTCGCCGACATACTCCTCCGAATCGAGCGGCGCTACGAGTGCGACGAACGTCCCCTCGCCCGTGCCTGA
- a CDS encoding AbrB/MazE/SpoVT family DNA-binding domain-containing protein — protein MSVDPPDAVERTVQLAGNSTFVVSLPKEWALEQGIDRGSAIQLYPNDDRLVLSAKSIEPSARSTRIDAASTDPTQVPSRVRAAYAGGCDRITVVDATGIDRALRRDLSDLIGGLIGLEIDHESETELVAVDLLDAADISLAQTVSQLCHRTRSTYELAIEAVVPGDDDRAARALDRIEAPRRQVAFVRRGFRRGLADVTELDRLGADRTAAFAHYRTARSLSRLVSEVERIATAAARQSSSPKPPIRTAFESADEAVRSVLDPALAGRPDPVIDRYARATTEVTALSEAARASDAVCYELVADSLRRIIDAARSASEAIAEADGGCC, from the coding sequence ATGAGCGTCGATCCACCCGACGCCGTCGAGCGGACGGTGCAACTGGCTGGTAACTCGACGTTCGTCGTCTCACTGCCGAAGGAGTGGGCGCTCGAACAGGGAATCGATCGCGGGAGCGCGATCCAGCTCTACCCGAACGACGATCGGCTGGTCCTCTCGGCGAAGTCGATCGAGCCGTCGGCCCGGTCGACGCGAATAGACGCCGCGTCGACGGACCCGACGCAGGTGCCGTCCCGCGTCCGAGCTGCCTACGCCGGCGGGTGCGATCGGATCACGGTCGTCGACGCGACTGGCATCGACAGGGCGCTCCGTCGCGATCTGTCGGATCTGATCGGCGGGTTGATCGGGTTGGAGATCGACCACGAGTCCGAGACCGAACTCGTCGCGGTCGATCTCCTCGACGCGGCGGACATCTCGCTCGCTCAGACGGTCTCCCAGCTCTGTCACAGGACGCGATCGACGTACGAACTGGCGATCGAGGCCGTCGTCCCTGGCGACGACGATCGGGCGGCTCGCGCGCTCGATCGGATCGAGGCGCCGAGGCGACAGGTCGCGTTCGTTCGCCGGGGCTTCCGCCGCGGCCTGGCCGACGTGACGGAGCTCGACCGACTCGGCGCCGACCGGACCGCCGCCTTCGCGCACTACCGAACGGCTCGATCACTCTCCCGGCTCGTCTCCGAGGTCGAACGGATCGCGACCGCCGCCGCTCGCCAGTCGAGTTCACCGAAACCGCCGATCAGGACGGCCTTCGAGTCGGCCGACGAAGCGGTTCGATCCGTCCTCGACCCGGCGCTCGCCGGCCGGCCCGACCCCGTCATTGATCGGTACGCCCGCGCCACGACCGAGGTGACAGCGCTGTCGGAAGCAGCACGCGCGTCGGACGCGGTTTGCTACGAACTCGTCGCCGACTCCCTCCGCAGAATCATTGACGCGGCTCGTTCGGCTTCCGAGGCGATCGCCGAGGCCGATGGTGGTTGTTGTTAG
- the phoU gene encoding phosphate signaling complex protein PhoU produces MVRDSYQDDLDRLRSAVLAMSDLVCDRLGLALDAYADHDVDLAERVVTGDHEINERYLDLESECIDLLALQQPVAGDLRFVAASFKIITDLERVGDLATNLGQYTLDADRERYPDIDAVRIGEATVEMVENATRAYAEGDTVAAREVAARDEAIDERCREASDVVVRNLLFAGATVDTPNSVEPVLADVSRILLTIRDLERVGDHAVNIAARTLYMVETDDELLY; encoded by the coding sequence GTGGTCCGAGATTCCTACCAGGACGACCTCGATCGGCTGCGGTCGGCCGTCCTCGCGATGAGCGATCTCGTCTGCGACCGACTGGGGCTCGCGCTCGACGCGTACGCCGATCACGACGTCGACCTCGCCGAGCGCGTCGTCACGGGCGATCACGAGATCAACGAGCGCTACCTCGATCTCGAGAGTGAGTGCATCGACCTGTTGGCGCTCCAGCAGCCGGTGGCTGGCGACCTGCGGTTCGTCGCGGCCTCGTTCAAGATCATCACCGATCTCGAGCGGGTCGGCGATCTGGCCACTAATCTGGGCCAGTACACGCTCGACGCGGACCGCGAGCGGTACCCGGATATCGACGCCGTCCGAATCGGTGAGGCGACGGTCGAGATGGTCGAGAACGCGACCAGGGCGTACGCGGAGGGAGACACCGTCGCGGCCCGCGAGGTCGCGGCCCGGGACGAAGCGATCGACGAGCGATGCCGCGAGGCGAGCGACGTCGTCGTGCGCAATCTGCTCTTCGCCGGCGCCACCGTCGACACCCCCAATTCCGTCGAACCCGTTCTCGCGGACGTCTCGCGCATCCTGCTGACGATCCGCGACCTCGAACGCGTCGGCGACCACGCCGTCAACATCGCCGCCCGGACCCTGTACATGGTGGAAACCGATGATGAATTGCTGTACTGA
- the pstB gene encoding phosphate ABC transporter ATP-binding protein PstB — translation MSRNDIDDATAQPAHNGGQVDDGTLSSAESRPISGGEEPLFDTNVSYRESEETPSVLEVRDLNVHYGDEQALQDVEMAIPRHQVTAMIGPSGCGKSTFLRCLNRMNDLVEAARIEGNVLLEGTNLYGDDVDPVVLRRRIGMVFQHPNPFPKSIYDNVAFGLRVQNEAVTDEIIERALKRAALWDEVKHKLHHSALDLSGGQQQRLCIARAIAVDPDIVLMDEPASALDPVATSKIEDLIEDLAEEYTVVIVTHNMQQAARISDKTAVFLTGGELVEFDDTNEIFENPAHQRVEDYITGKFG, via the coding sequence ATGAGTCGTAACGACATCGACGACGCGACAGCACAGCCAGCCCACAACGGCGGACAGGTGGATGACGGGACGCTTTCGTCAGCGGAGAGCCGACCGATCTCCGGTGGCGAAGAACCACTGTTCGATACGAACGTCTCGTATCGCGAGAGTGAGGAGACTCCATCGGTCCTCGAGGTCCGAGACCTGAACGTCCACTACGGCGACGAGCAGGCACTTCAGGACGTCGAGATGGCGATACCGCGCCACCAGGTGACTGCGATGATCGGCCCGTCGGGGTGCGGGAAGTCGACGTTCTTGCGCTGTCTCAACCGCATGAACGACCTCGTCGAGGCCGCTCGTATCGAGGGTAACGTTCTGCTCGAGGGAACGAACCTCTACGGCGACGACGTCGATCCCGTCGTGTTGCGTCGCCGAATCGGTATGGTCTTCCAGCACCCGAACCCGTTCCCCAAGAGCATCTACGACAACGTCGCGTTCGGCCTCCGTGTCCAGAACGAGGCGGTCACGGACGAGATCATCGAGCGGGCGTTGAAGCGAGCTGCGCTCTGGGACGAAGTGAAGCACAAACTCCACCACAGCGCGCTCGACCTCTCGGGCGGCCAGCAACAGCGCCTCTGCATCGCCCGTGCCATCGCGGTCGACCCTGATATCGTGTTGATGGACGAACCGGCGTCTGCGCTCGACCCCGTCGCCACCTCGAAGATCGAGGATCTCATCGAGGACCTGGCCGAAGAGTACACCGTCGTCATCGTCACCCACAACATGCAACAGGCCGCCCGCATCTCCGACAAGACCGCCGTCTTCCTCACCGGCGGTGAACTCGTCGAGTTCGACGACACCAACGAGATCTTCGAGAACCCAGCACACCAGCGCGTCGAGGATTACATCACCGGGAAGTTCGGGTGA
- the pstA gene encoding phosphate ABC transporter permease PstA has protein sequence MAAETDSATTFGTDRELWWRRLKGRFFEGSLVLATLFGLVALVAMFVLIGADAFGLSAAAPAWYLVYVATLVGPISAYTLYVRRRPATAEVHARSYAVVFGCLAFSLVAFAVPDALGPRDVGIHTVFTLGPPALVVAYARLVGESQYTGPAIPLSTLLGLLAGFLCYDLTAPIAAMAKDWVLYALFVPIPVALLLGEIARRRRSRRAAVATVVAALGAVALTIAVSLDRGVNPSLWLVLVGGFVAPVAFFTVDTLSHNRDGAVGLLGPYLLVGGALAGTWLVGNFDVTAIETWVTPTLLLESWSDFRPEQAGIYPQLIGSIMLVGLMAVLAFPVGVGAAIYLEEYAASTGWRGRLASVLDVNISNLAGVPSVVYGLLGLALFRQGFGLTPGILIAGAVTLGLLILPIVIVAAQEALRSVPDEYRTASYGLGASRWQTVRNVVLPRAVPGILTGTILALGRAIGETAPLVMLAIATTRFSPPDGLFSGATALPLQIFAAKGNNMPEYRTGVVAATAIVLLALMLLMNAAAILIRNRYQTRDNS, from the coding sequence ACGACCTTCGGTACCGACAGGGAGCTGTGGTGGCGTCGCCTCAAGGGCCGGTTCTTCGAGGGATCGCTCGTCCTCGCGACGCTGTTCGGTCTGGTCGCCCTCGTCGCGATGTTCGTCCTCATCGGCGCCGACGCGTTCGGCCTCTCCGCGGCAGCGCCGGCGTGGTATCTCGTCTACGTTGCGACGTTGGTCGGACCGATTAGCGCGTACACGCTGTACGTCCGGCGACGACCGGCGACGGCGGAGGTACACGCTCGATCGTACGCCGTCGTTTTCGGTTGTCTCGCGTTCAGCCTGGTCGCCTTCGCCGTCCCGGACGCGCTCGGCCCCCGCGACGTTGGCATTCACACGGTCTTTACACTCGGGCCGCCCGCCCTCGTCGTCGCCTACGCGCGTCTCGTCGGCGAGAGCCAGTATACGGGGCCCGCGATCCCGCTGTCGACGCTGCTCGGCCTGCTCGCGGGCTTTCTCTGCTACGATCTTACCGCACCGATCGCCGCGATGGCCAAAGACTGGGTGCTGTACGCGCTGTTCGTTCCGATCCCTGTCGCGTTGCTACTCGGCGAGATCGCTCGGCGGCGCCGGTCACGGCGAGCGGCCGTCGCGACCGTAGTAGCCGCGCTCGGGGCTGTCGCACTCACAATCGCAGTCTCGCTGGACCGCGGCGTCAACCCGTCGCTGTGGCTCGTTCTCGTTGGCGGGTTCGTCGCTCCGGTGGCCTTTTTCACCGTCGACACGCTTTCTCACAACCGCGACGGTGCAGTCGGGCTGCTCGGCCCCTACCTCCTTGTCGGTGGCGCGCTCGCAGGGACCTGGCTCGTGGGTAACTTCGACGTCACTGCCATCGAGACGTGGGTGACGCCGACGCTACTGCTCGAAAGCTGGTCGGACTTTCGGCCCGAACAGGCCGGCATCTACCCGCAGTTGATCGGCTCCATTATGCTGGTGGGATTGATGGCGGTGCTTGCTTTCCCCGTCGGCGTCGGCGCGGCGATCTACCTCGAGGAGTACGCCGCGTCCACCGGGTGGCGCGGCCGACTCGCGAGCGTGCTGGACGTCAATATCTCGAACCTCGCCGGCGTCCCGTCGGTCGTCTACGGCCTCCTCGGCCTCGCGCTGTTCCGCCAGGGTTTCGGCCTGACGCCGGGCATCCTCATCGCCGGTGCGGTGACGCTCGGTCTCCTGATCTTGCCGATCGTCATCGTCGCCGCACAGGAAGCGTTGCGCTCGGTCCCGGACGAGTACCGAACCGCGTCGTACGGTCTCGGTGCGAGCCGCTGGCAGACGGTGCGCAACGTCGTCCTTCCCCGGGCGGTTCCCGGCATTTTAACCGGGACGATTCTCGCGCTTGGACGCGCGATCGGGGAGACGGCGCCGCTCGTGATGCTCGCCATCGCGACTACGCGCTTCTCACCCCCGGACGGCCTCTTCTCCGGTGCGACCGCGCTGCCACTCCAGATATTCGCCGCGAAGGGCAACAATATGCCCGAGTACCGGACGGGCGTCGTCGCCGCAACTGCGATCGTGTTGCTCGCGCTGATGTTGCTGATGAACGCGGCGGCGATCCTGATCAGAAACCGATACCAGACCCGTGACAACTCATGA